One Oenanthe melanoleuca isolate GR-GAL-2019-014 chromosome 3, OMel1.0, whole genome shotgun sequence DNA segment encodes these proteins:
- the LOC130251823 gene encoding glycogen phosphorylase, brain form, whose protein sequence is MAAPLSDGERRKQISVRGIAELGDVAEVRKSFNRHLHFTLVKDRNVATPRDYYFALAHTVRDHLVGRWIRTQQHYYERDPKRIYYLSLEFYMGRTLQNTMVNLGLQNACDEAIYQLGLDLEELEEIEEDAGLGNGGLGRLAACFLDSMATLGLAAYGYGIRYEFGIFNQRIVDGWQVEEADDWLRYGNPWEKARPEYMLPVHFYGRVEHTPEGVKWIDTQVVLAMPYDTPVPGYKNNTVNTMRLWSAKAPNDFNLQEFNMGDYIEAVLDRNLAENISRVLYPNDNFFEGKELRLKQEYFVVAATLQDIIRRFKSSKFGCRDPVRTCFETFPDKVAIQLNDTHPALSIPELMRILVDVEKVDWDKAWEITKRTCAYTNHTVLPEALERWPVSMFEKLLPRHLEIIYALNQMHLDHVAALYPGDIDRLRRMSVIEEGDCKRINMAHLCVIGSHAVNGVARIHSDIVRNSVFKDFYELEPEKFQNKTNGITPRRWLLLCNPGLADIIAEKIGEGFITDLSQLKKLLEFIDNETFIRDVAKVKQENKLKFATYLEEQYKVKINPMSMFDVQVKRIHEYKRQLLNCLHAITLYNRIRCNPSKSFVPRTIMIGGKAAPGYHMAKMIIKLITSIGEVINNDPYVGDKLKVIFLENYRVSLAEKVIPAADLSQQISTAGTEASGTGNMKFMVNGALTIGTMDGANVEMAEEAGEENLFIFGMRVEDVEALDRKGYNAWEYYESLPELRQAIDQISSGFFSPRDPGCFKDVVNMLMHHDRFKVFADYEAYIKCQGQVDQLFMDPREWTRKVIRNIACSGKFSSDRTITEYAREIWGVEPSATAIPPPNLPRN, encoded by the exons ATGGCGGCGCCGCTGAGCGACGGGGAGCGTCGGAAGCAGATCAGCGTGCGGGGCATTGCGGAGCTGGGGGACGTGGCCGAGGTGCGCAAGAGCTTCAATCGCCACCTCCACTTCACCCTCGTCAAGGACCGCAATGTCGCCACCCCCCGCGATTACTACTTCGCGCTGGCCCACACGGTGCGCGACCACCTGGTGGGCCGCTGGATCCGCACCCAGCAGCACTACTACGAGCGGGACCCCAAG CGCATTTACTACCTGTCCTTGGAGTTCTACATGGGTCGCACTCTGCAGAACACTATGGTGAACCTGGGCCTGCAGAATGCTTGTGATGAAGCCATCTACCAG CTAGGTTTGGACTtggaagagctggaagaaaTTGAAGAAGACGCTGGATTGGGAAATGGAGGCCTGGGCCGCCTGGCAG CCTGTTTCCTGGACTCCATGGCCACACTGGGGCTGGCAGCGTATGGTTACGGCATCCGCTACGAGTTTGGGATCTTCAACCAGAGGATTGTCGATGGCTGGCAG GTGGAGGAGGCAGACGACTGGCTGCGCTATGGCAACCCGTGGGAGAAGGCTCGCCCCGAGTACATGCTCCCCGTGCACTTCTATGGCCGTGTGGAACACACTCCCGAGGGGGTGAAGTGGATCGACACCCAG GTTGTCCTTGCCATGCCTTATGACACCCCAGTGCCTGGATACAAGAACAACACAGTGAACACCATGAGACTCTGGTCTGCCAAGGCACCAAATGACTTCAACCTCCAGGAGT TCAATATGGGTGACTACATTGAGGCAGTGTTGGACAGAAACCTGGCAGAAAACATATCCAGAGTCCTGTACCCAAATGATAAT TTCTTTGAAGGCAAGGAGTTGAGGCTGAAGCAGGAATACTTCGTGGTGGCTGCCACCCTCCAGGACATCATCCGCCGCTTCAAGTCCTCCAAATTCGGCTGCCGAGACCCTGTGAGAACGTGCTTTGAAACCTTCCCAGACAAG GTTGCTATTCAGCTGAATGACACCCACCCTGCCCTGTCCATACCAGAGCTCATGCGGATCCTGGTTGATGTGGAGAAAGTAGACTGGGACaag GCCTGGGAGATCACAAAGAGGACCTGTGCCTACACCAACCACACTGTGCTGCCTGAAGCCCTGGAGCGCTGGCCGGTCTCCATGTTTGAGAAGCTGCTGCCACGGCACCTGGAGATCATTTATGCCCTCAACCAAATGCATCTCGAT CATGTGGCAGCTCTGTACCCGGGGGACATCGACCGTCTGCGGAGGATGTCGGTGATCGAGGAGGGCGACTGCAAGCGGATCAACATGGCTCATCTCTGCGTCATTGGCTCCCATGCCGTCAACGGCGTGGCCCGCATCCACTCTGACATCGTGAGGAACTCGGT GTTCAAGGATTTCTATGAGCTGGAGCCAGAAAAGTTTCAGAACAAGACCAATGGGATCACGCCGAGGCgctggctcctgctgtgcaACCCAGGACTGGCTGACATTATTGCTGAG aaaattggGGAAGGCTTTATCACAGATCTGAGCCAGCTGAAGAAGCTACTGGAGTTCATTGATAATGAGACCTTCATCAGGGATGTGGCAAAAGTCAAGCAG GAGAACAAGCTGAAGTTTGCAACCTACTTGGAGGAGCAGTACAAGGTGAAGATCAACCCTATGTCCATGTTTGATGTCCAGGTGAAGCGAATCCATGAGTACAAGCGGCAGCTGCTGAACTGCCTGCACGCCATCACCCTCTACAACC GCATCAGATGTAATCCATCCAAATCCTTTGTGCCCAGGACCATTATGATCGGAGGAAAG GCAGCCCCTGGCTACCATATGGCCAAGATGATCATCAAACTCATCACATCCATTGGTGAGGTCATCAACAACGACCCCTATGTGGGGGACAAGCTCAAGGTCATCTTCCTGGAGAACTACCGGGTATCCTTGGCTGAGAAGG TGATCCCAGCAGCAGATCTGTCCCAGCAGATCTCCACAGCTGGCACGGAGGCCTCAGGTACTGGCAACATGAAGTTCATGGTGAACGGGGCCCTCACCATTGGTACCATGGACGGGGCCAACGTGGAGATGGCTGAGGAGGCAGGCGAAGAAAATCTCTTCATATTTGGCATGCGGGTGGAGGATGTGGAGGCCCTGGATCGGAAAGG gtaCAATGCCTGGGAGTACTACGAGAGCCTGCCTGAGCTGCGCCAGGCCATTGACCAGATCAGCAGTGGCTTCTTTTCCCCTCGAGACCCCGGCTGCTTCAAGGATGTTGTGAACATGCTCATGCATCACGACAG GTTCAAGGTGTTTGCAGACTATGAGGCCTACATTAAGTGCCAAGGGCAAGTGGACCAGTTGTTCATG GATCCCCGTGAATGGACGAGGAAAGTCATCAGGAACATTGCGTGTTCGGGCAAGTTCTCCAGTGACAGAACCATCACGGAGTATGCCCGTGAGATCTGGGGGGTGGAGCCTTCTGCCACAGCAATCCCCCCACCCAACCTGCCCCGAAACTGA